CGGTGGAGATGAGGCCAGCATATTTGCTGGGGATCTCTTTCGCATGTATAGCAAGTACATCTCCAACAAAGGATTCTCCATAGAAATGGTGGATTACAACGAAGGAACAGCCGGAGGGTATAAAGAAGTGATCTTCAATGTCAATGGTGCTGGAGCCTATGGAGAACTCAAGTTCGAAGCAGGTGTACACCGGGTACAGCGTGTGCCTCAGACCGAGACCCAAGGCCGTATCCATACATCAGCAGCCACGGTCATCGTCATGCCCGAGGCTGATGAATTCGACATAGACCTGGATATCAATGACATACGTAGGGATGAGTTCTGTTCTTCCGGACCCGGAGGACAATCAGTCAATACCACCTACAGTGCCATCCGGCTCACGCACTTACCTACAGGCATTGTGGTCCAATGTCAGGACGAGAAGTCCAAATTGAAGAACTACGACAAAGCATTGAAGGTGCTCCGTTCCCGTATCTATGAGATGGAACTCCAGAAGCGCCTAGAAGAAGAAAGTAAGATCCGCAAGAGCATGGTGTCCACCGGTGATCGCAGTGCAAAGATCCGCACCTACAATTACCCCCAAGGAAGAGTCACAGACCACAGGATCAACCTCACATTGTACAACCTTTCTTCAGTCATGGATGGTGATCTATCGGAGATCATCGAGTCTCTGCGTATTGCTGAGAATTCAGAGAAATTGAAAGTAGGTGAAGACGCATGAATAGGCTGGAATTGATATCGCAGATCAAGCAGAAGCGCAGTTTTCTATGTGTCGGACTCGATCCGGACGAGACCAAGGTCTACCCAGAACTATTGAAGAAAGAGGATTGGATCTTCGAATTCAATAGATCGATCATTGATTCTGTGGCCGAATATTGTGTGGCCTTCAAACCCAATACGGCCTTTTATGAGTGTCACGGTGCTTGGGGTTGGGAACAACTGAGCAAGACTGTGAACTATCTGAATGAGCAGTATCCGGATCAGTTCATCATTGCGGATGCCAAACGTGGAGATATCGGGAACACCTCACAACGATATGCCAAGGCCTTCTTCGAGCAGATGGACTGTGATGCTGTTACTGTGGCACCTTACATGGGGGAAGATTCGGTGCGTCCGTTCTTGGGTTTTGAGAATAAGTGGGTCATCCTCCTTGCTTTGACCAGCAATCACGGCTCCAGCGATTTCCAGGGGCACGGAGAGCCTGACTTATATCTACAGGTGATGGAAAAAGCCAAAGAATGGTCGGGTCCGGATGAGATGATGTTCGTAGCAGGGGCCACTCGAGGGTCTCAGTTAGTTCAGGTACGTAAGGCAGCCGGAGAGCATTTTCTACTCGTTCCAGGAGTAGGTGCACAGGGAGGTGATCTACGTTCAGTGTATGAATACGGGGCGCAAGAGGATACTGTTGGGCTTTTGGTCAATTCGAGTAGAGGGATCATATTCGCTTCTTCTGGCTTCGATTTTGCGCAAGCTGCAGCTGATGCTGCACGCGCTATTGCATCGCAGATGTCCGAGTTGATGGATTGAGAAT
Above is a genomic segment from Flavobacteriales bacterium containing:
- the prfA gene encoding peptide chain release factor 1, with the translated sequence MSKDLLSRLSAIVERHEEVAKLIVDPTIISDMSRYTRLMKEYKDLEPIVKAHEEYANVLSNIDSAKEVIANEKDEEFKAMAKAELDELETRRAAMDEEVKILLVPKDPEDDKNAVMEIRAGTGGDEASIFAGDLFRMYSKYISNKGFSIEMVDYNEGTAGGYKEVIFNVNGAGAYGELKFEAGVHRVQRVPQTETQGRIHTSAATVIVMPEADEFDIDLDINDIRRDEFCSSGPGGQSVNTTYSAIRLTHLPTGIVVQCQDEKSKLKNYDKALKVLRSRIYEMELQKRLEEESKIRKSMVSTGDRSAKIRTYNYPQGRVTDHRINLTLYNLSSVMDGDLSEIIESLRIAENSEKLKVGEDA
- the pyrF gene encoding orotidine-5'-phosphate decarboxylase; this translates as MNRLELISQIKQKRSFLCVGLDPDETKVYPELLKKEDWIFEFNRSIIDSVAEYCVAFKPNTAFYECHGAWGWEQLSKTVNYLNEQYPDQFIIADAKRGDIGNTSQRYAKAFFEQMDCDAVTVAPYMGEDSVRPFLGFENKWVILLALTSNHGSSDFQGHGEPDLYLQVMEKAKEWSGPDEMMFVAGATRGSQLVQVRKAAGEHFLLVPGVGAQGGDLRSVYEYGAQEDTVGLLVNSSRGIIFASSGFDFAQAAADAARAIASQMSELMD